GTTCACAAGTTGGCACATAGGAACAACAGCCCGTTGTAGACGCACCTAACCGATGAACCCACTACATAGGATGCTTTACTCGTATCACAGTTCTGAACGCGATAAAGTTCCAAATTCTATAGAGTTTGTTGCAGTTCACTCTCGGTTTTCTGGCGATCGCGCTCCGATGAAATCATCCTGAGCAGTAGACCCTGATTCCTGACGACCCAACTGGGCGATCGCCCCCATTAACCGCTCGACCAGCCCCAAATCCTTGTCGCCGGGGGAACGCTCCACGCCGCTGGAGAGGTCGATTCCGTAGGGATGGGCTGCTCTTAGAGCGTGCTGCACGTTGTCGGGCGTGAGGCCGCCAGCCAGCAACCAAGGACAGCCAGGGTCAAAGTCCCGCAGCATTGCCCAGTCGAGGGTTGCGCCTGTGCCGCCGTAGAGGTGGGGATGGTAGGCATCGAGCAAGAGTGTGTCAATGTGGGGCGCGTAGCGGTGGGCCAGGTCGAGCGTCGCAGCATCGCGCACCCGCAGCGCTTTGATGAGTTCGATGTGGGGCAAGGCCTCGCGCACCCGCTGGCAGCCGTCTGGCGATTCGTTGCCATGCAGTTGAACAGCCGTGAGTTGGGCGATCGCCACCACCTGCTGGATCTCTTCTAGGGGCGCATCCACAAACACGCCGACCCGATCCACCAGGGCTTCTGGCGGCAGCGCCTCGACGATTGCCCGAATTTGGGCTGGAGCCACATAGCGGGGTGACGCAGCCACGCAGATAAAGCCCAGGGCCGAAACGCCGAGTTGGGCGATCGCCCGTCCCTGGGCAGGCTGCGTAATGCCGCAGATTTTGACCCGCAGCGGCGCGGATCGCGCTAGGGAAAACTCAGCAAAAACGGACTCGGCGGGACTCTGCATAGTGTCTCTGCATAGTTTTGTATCGGTATTGCCCAGAACTGTTAACTCTTTCAACAAATTGTGTTTCGTCAAACCTGCCTCTCTAAAATCAGGAATGATTTTGCACTGCGTCTTGAGCGTTGCGTCTTGAGCGTAGTGCTTGAGATCGGCGAGTTCAAAAAAGGGGAGATTTTACATTGTTTCACGTTGCGTTTCACACTGCACTCATCGCTACGGCGACAACGGCCCCCTGGTCGATTAACACCGCAATTGTCATGACGGCGGCGAATCTGTTTGCGATCGCCATCGGCTATTACGCCATCCAAAAGCGCGGCGTTGGTCCGGCGCTGCCCGTCGAGCTACCCGCCATGTTTACGGGCTTTGGCTTGCCAGAACTGCTGGCCACCATGAGCTTTGGCCACCTGCTGGGGGCTGGGTTTGTGCTAGGCCTGTCGAATGCTGGGCTGCTCTAGCGCTGGGCCGCTCTAGTGCCCAAAAGTTCTACGGGCAGGAAACAAGGCGGCCCCGTTCAGGGAACATTCGCCGCCAGGGTTCTGCCCGTCCTCGGCCCGTATTTTTAGGACTTGATATTCTAGGACTTGATATCAGAAGCCATCCTCCAGGCTCATCTGTTTGCCAGGTCAGCCTAGTAGAATGAGAGCAAGCCTGACGGAACTGGCGCAAGTCTTAGCGGTTTATCGCAGTTGCAGAGAGTTGAACCAGAGAGCTGGATCAACGAGTTGGATCAACGCCTGAAAGCTTTGCTGACTTGTCTCAAACTTGCTTTCAGCCTGAATCTCATCTACTCCTCTCGCACAAGTGCTGCGGAGTCTTCACTCCCATCCCCTGCTATCAGCGTTAACGGTCTCCCAGGCAATGTCTTATCAGGCGGTGGGTTTTGCCGCCCCAATGCAGCCAGGAGGGCAGATGAGGGCAGGTTGGCGAGTTGGCTCGATTTTTGGCATTCCACTGCTGGTTGACTCCTCATGGTTCCTGATCTTGGGGCTGTTTACCTATTCCAACAGCCTGATGTTGCAGCAAAGCCCAGGCTATCCAGCGGGTGTTGCCTGGATTACGGGACTTGGGCTGGCGCTGGCGCTGTTTGGGTCGGTGCTGCTGCATGAGTTGGGCCATAGCCTGACGGCGCGATCGCAGGGCATCGGGGTCAACTCCATCACGCTGTTTCTCTTTGGCGGCATTGCGTCCATCGACCGGGAATCCAAAACACCAGGGCAGATGTTTCAGGTGGCGATCGCCGGGCCAGCCGTCAGCTTCGCGCTATTTCTGCTGCTGGCTGGGGCAGCCCAAGTACTTCCCACGGATACCCCCCTGCACCTCATTGCCACACGGCTTTCTGCCATCAACCTGGTGCTGGCGCTGTTTAACCTGATTCCGGGTCTGCCGCTGGATGGTGGGCAAGTGCTGAAGGCGGCGGTATGGAAGCTGACGGGCAGCCGCATCCAGGGAATGCGCTGGGCCGCCCGATCGGGACAGGCGCTGGGCTGGTTTGGCATTGCGCTGGCGGTAATGGCCTACATCCAGTCTCCCGCAGGCAGCATTAACGCCATCTGGCTGGGGCTAATCGCCTGGTTTATTTTGAGCAATGCCCGCGCCTACAGCCGCGTTTCGGATGTGCAGGAGGCTGTGGGCAAGCTGACGGCGGCGGACGCGATGACCCACGAGTTTCGCGTGGTCGATGCCGACCTCAGCCTGGAACGCTTTATCAGCGATTATGTGCAGCAGGAGGAAGCCTATCCACCGGCTTTCTATGCTGCGTCGGAGGGGCGCTATCGGGGTCAGGTCTTGGTCGAAGATGTGCAGCAGATCGAGCGCAGCCAGTGGAATCAGACGCTTCAAGAGATAGCTCATCCGCTTACAGAAATCCCTAGCGTTGCAGAAGCATCGCCCCTGTCAGATGCTATCAGCAAACTGGAAACCGAGACTTTGAAGCGGATTACAGTCCTCTCTCCGGCCGGAGCAGTGGCAGGCGTGCTAGATCGGGGCGACATTGTGCGAGCAGTAGCCAAGCAGTTGAATGTGCCTGTGCCCGATGCGCTGATCACTCGCATTAAAGAGGAAGGCGTGTATCCGCCGGGGCTGCCGCTGCCTGCGATCGCCACTTCGCTCAATGAAGACCGAAACGGTTAAAAAAATCGTAACCAATAGAAACATACGGGTTCACTATCCCTGATTTAGCAGCATCCCGCAGCATCGCTCAGAAAACCGCAGACTCTCCTGTGGCGTAATGAGTATGGCGATCGCCGCAGGTGTTGCTATATTAGTCTGTTGATACGGGTTGTCTAACGGAAACGTGCGATCGCCAGACTTGTGGCTACAGCGTTTGGCCAGCTTGTCTGTAGGTTGCTTCTACCGCTCTGTTATTACGGCACTCTCTTACACAGTTAGGTGCGCGATGTCCTCAAGAGAGCAAGGGTTTCGCAGCGTCTTGTCTAGCACACTAGCTTTAAGAAAGTTGTAGATAATTAACAGGTTTGTTACGCCTTTGCAGGTTCGTTTTGTTTTCCATTTTGTTTTCCATTGTTGAGCGAGTCATCGTTGCATGTCAGCATCGCACCCCAATCACCTGATCATCATCGAAGACAATAAGGGACGGCGAGAGTACGCACTAGAGGGCGATCGTTATTCCGTTGGTCGAGACCCAGCCTGCGACATTCGGCTAGTTTCTCCCTTTGTTTCGAGACATCACGCCACGCTGGTTCGCATGACGGATGACCAAGGTGGCTACTACTATCGCATCGTAGACGGTAATGGTAGGAGTAAGCCTAGCGCCAATGGACTACTCATCAATGGCAAAAAGCTTGCTGCTCACGACCTCGAAAATCAGGACAAGGTGGTGTTTGGACCCCAGGTTCAAGCTATCTACTACATGCTGAAGCGCGAGAATGTGGCAACTGTGCCGCCTGACGAGTTCGATATTACGCTGATCAGCCCCAATATGATCGACGAAGAGGGTGAAGGCGGTGCAGGCGCGGTAGTGTTCCCCGAAGACTTGGAAGACGACGAGCTAGAAGACAACGAAGACGACGAACTAGAAGACGACGAGCTAGAAGACGAACTGGAAACAGATGCGAGGTTTTCTTCAAGCTCCCGTCTGGCGGTCGAAGAGTAGTGCGGGATTCATGACCAACCCCACTGCTATCCTTCTGGTTTCTTGCCCCGACCAGCCTGGTCTCGTTGCCAAGGTTGCCAACTTTATCTATGCCAATGGCGGCAACATCATCCATGCCGATCAGCACACGGATGCTTCCGCGGGGCTGTTTCTCATGCGGATCGAGTGGCAACTGGATGGCTTCAACCTGCCGCGAGAAGTGATTGGCGTGGCCTGGAAGGCGATCGCCCAACCGCTCAATGCCCAGTGGGAACTGCATTTTTCCGATGAAACGCCCCGCATTGCCATCTGGGTCAGCAAACAAGATCACTGCCTGTTTGACCTAATCTGGCGACAGCGGGCCGGCGAGTTTGCCGCAGAGATCCCGCTAATCATCAGCAATCATCCGAACCTGGGGGCGATCGCCCAGCAGTTTGGCATCGACTATCACCTCATCCCCATCACCCCCGACACCAAACCCCAGCAAGAAGCCAAGCAGCTTGAGCTACTGCGCCACCACCGCATCGATCTCGTCGTCCTGGCAAAATACATGCAGGTCTTAAGCGCCGATTTCATCGCCCAGTTTCCCCGCGTGATCAACATTCATCACTCCTTCCTGCCGGCCTTTGCCGGAGCCAACCCCTACCAGCGAGCCTACGAACGCGGCGTAAAAATCATCGGCGCAACAGCCCACTACGTCACCCAAGACCTAGACGAAGGCCCCATCATTGAGCAAGACGTGGTGCGCGTCAGCCACCGCGACCAAGTCACAGACCTCATCCGCAAAGGCAAAGACCTGGAACGCATCGTCCTCGCCCGCGCCGTCCGCTATCACCTGCAAAACCGCGTTCTTGTCTACGGCAACCGCACCGTCGTCTTCGCCTAGTCCTTCCTGCTTCATCTCCATTTCTCTGCCTTCAAGTTCTCTGTCTTCAAGTTCTCTGTCTTCAAATCCCAACCCCGCCAATGCCCCACCGCATCTGTATTATCCTTGGCACTCGCCCCGAAGCCATCAAGCTGGCCCCGGTGATTCAGCGGTTTCGGGCCAACCCCGCCTTTGACACCCAGGTCGTGCTGACCGGGCAGCACCGAGAAATGGTGGATCAGGTGATGCAGTTGTTTCACCTGACGGCCAATCGCGATCTTGCCATCATGCAGCCCCAGCAAAGCCTGACCGACATCACCTGTCTCAGCCTGCGCGGGCTAGAGGCGCTGTTTGCCGAACTCAATCCCCAAATGGTGCTGGTGCAGGGCGACACAACAACGGCCTTCGCGGCGGCTCTGGCAGCGTTTTATCAAAAAATTCCAGTGGGCCATGTCGAAGCAGGACTCCGCACAGACAACTTATTTAACCCCTTCCCGGAGGAAGCAAACCGCCGCCTCATTTCCCAAATTGCCCAGCTTAACTTTGCGCCCACAGAACTCGCCGTGCAGCATCTCCAGCAGTCGGGCGTAACGGGCGAGATTCACAAAACAGGCAACACTGTGATCGACGCGCTGCTGACCGTAGCCGCCCGCCATCCCGACTGTCCAGTTCCCAATCTGAATTGGGATCACTATCGCGTCTTGCTGGCAACGGTGCATCGCCGAGAAAACTGGGGTGCGCCACTCCAGGACATTGCACAGGGATTTCTGGCAGTGCTGGACAAATTTCCCGACACGGCGCTGCTGCTGCCGCTGCACCGCAACCCAACTGTGCGAGAACCACTGACGGCGCTGCTGGGCGAGCATCCCCGTGTCTATCTGACAGAACCCCTAGACTATGCAGAACTGGTGGGGGCGATCCAGCGCTGCTATTTGCTGCTGACGGATTCCGGCGGTATTCAGGAGGAGGCCCCCAGTTTGGGCAAGCCGGTGCTGGTGCTGCGGGAAACCACCGAGCGCCCCGAAGCCGTGACTGCCGGAACAGCGCGGCTAATTGGCACGCGGCCGGATGATATCCTGGCGGCGGCCGCCAGCCTGCTAGGCAGTGCCGATGCCTACAGTGCCATGGCCAATGCGGTCAATCCTTTTGGGGACGGGCGGGCCGCTGAGCGGATCGAAGCCATCGTGCAGGACTACTTTCGTAGAACGACTGTCGCGTAGAGCAGCCTGTCTAGGAGTTGAATCTGAACCGTTGAAATTTGAACCGTTGAATCAATTTTCGCAGGCATAGGGCGCAAAAATCCCTCGGCAGGAAATTTTCAATCGAAAATCATTCAACGACAGAAGTCCTGCCCGATTAGGATGGAAGGAAGATTGCGCTTTTTTCCCGATTCCTCCATGGCCTCTCGCTTTCGCTTTGCTGTCATCAGCGATCCCCATATCGCGCTGCCCCACACCATTTGGGACAATCCCCATCGGTTTCATCTGGTGGAAGTCAGCGTTCCGGCGCTGGAGCAAGTTTTGGCAGCGCTGGCAACAGCCGATCTGGATTTTTTGCTGCTGCCGGGTGATCTAACCCAGCATGGGGAATGGGAAAACCACCAGTGGCTTGTGCAGCGGCTGGGGCAATTGCCCTATCCGGTTTACGTCGTGCCGGGAAACCACGACATCATTGCGCGGGATGCGGAGAAACGGGCGATTGGGCTGTCTGATTTTCCTCAGCTTTATCAGCCGTTTGGGTACACGGGCGATCGCCCCTATTACGCCCGCGAGATTTTGCCGGGAGTACGGCTGATTGGGCTGAACTCGATCGCCTTTGATGAAAACGGTGTACAGCTACCAACGGGCTGGCTGGATGAGGCACAGTTGCGCTGGCTGGCAGAAACGCTGGACACAGTGGGCGATGATCTGGTGCTGGTAATGGTGCATCACAACGTGCTGGAGCATTTGCCGGGCCAGGCTCGCCACGGGATGGGCCAGCGCTATATGCTGCAAAATGCGGCTGATTTGTTGGGGATCTTAGAGCCTGCGGGAGTGCGGCTGATTTTCACGGGGCATCTGCATGTGCAAGACGTGGCGCAGCACCGAGAGTTTTGCGAAATCACCACCGGTTCGCTGGTCAGCTATCCCCATCCCTATCGGGTGCTGGTGGCAACTCAGAACGACCAGGGATTTTGGCAAATTGAGGTAGACACGACTCGCGTCGAAGCTGTATCTGGCTGGGACGACTTGCAGACCTATTCGCGAAACTGGATGGGCGATCGCTCTTTTTCTTTTATGCATCGCCTGCTGACGCTGCCGCCCTTAGCGCTAGCCGATGCCGAAGCCAGGGCAATCGCCCCCCACCTGCGCCATTTCTGGGCAGACATTGCTCAAGGCGATGCCTGGTTCGACTTTCACCACCTGCCGCCTGCGGTTTGTCAGTTTCTCCACCGCTTTAGCGCATTGGATGCCAGCGGAAACTATTGCCCAATTGATAACCAAACCCTGCTGCGAATTTGAGCCATTCTTTCGCCTAGGAAATCAAGAGGCAGCCTGGGGAACGGCCTGATCGATTTCCACGAACTGGATCAGGTCGCGGCGCGGATCGACATAGGACACTTTCACATCGAGGCGATCGCCCACTTCCACGGTTCGGCTAAAGCGCATCGCCATCTCCAGTCCCAAATCTTCTAGCAGCACCAGCCCAAAGTTTTCATGCTCCCGCAGCCAGCGCAGCACCAGCGCCGGCCAGACTTCGTTTGCATTGCGCCGCAGGTATTCCAGGCTCCAGTAACGATTTGTCTGGCGCTCGACCTGCACCATTTCGTAAGTCGTGGAGCCGATGCCTTGCAGCAGTTCCGTCATTTCCTCTGGCGAAAAGGGCAGCGGATCGCCCTGCAAATGCGCCTTGATCTGAAAGTGAGCCAGCAAGTCGGCGTAGCGGCGAATTGGCGACGTCACCTGCACATAGACATCCAGCCCCAGACCCGCGTGGCGGATCGGAGTCACGCCCATTTCACTGCGCTTCATGCAGCGACGAACCGCACAGCCCCGCACTGGCCCTGGTGGCAACAGCATTAATTCCTCTTCAGGCGGGAGTTCGGGCTGTTCCTGCCCCCGAAACGGCAGCGGCAGGCCATGCGCCTCGCCATAGCGCCCAGCCACCTCGCCCGCCAGGATCATCATTTCTGACACCAGAATTCGAGAAGCGGATTCTTCAAACACGTCAATCCGAATTTCGTCGTCTTCAGTCACTTTGATGGACGATTCTGGCATTTGAATGCTGATCGCGCCCTGCTGCATCCGCCAGCGCTGCCGCTGACTTGCCGTTTGAAACAAAATTTCTAGCTCCGGCTCTGCCTGGATGCCCAGTTGCAGCATCTCATCTACGTCGTCGTAGGTCAGGCGATAGGTGGGCTTGATGAGCGTCGGGTGCATCTCGTAGGACTGGATTGCGCCATCCGCATCCACCAACACCCCAAAGCTAAAGGCATGACACAACTGCCCCTGCACCAAGCTCATCGGCCCGGTGGCCAGTTCTGGCGGAAACATGGGGGTCATACCCGTCGGCAAATACAGCGTAATGCAGCGCCGCCGCGCTTCCAAATCGAGCGCGTCGCCAGGTGTGAGCCAGCGGCTAGGGTCGGCAATGTGAACCCAGATGCGGTGCTGCCCGTCGGGCAAAAACTCGACGCTCAGACCATCGTCGATTTCCCGCGTGCTTTCGTCGTCAATGGTATAGACCTTGAGGTGAGTCAGGTCTAGGCGATCGCGGCTAGAGTCGGCGGGCGGGTCAATAAGACAGCGTTGGGCCACTTCAAGGACTCGGCTAGGGAACTGGATCGGAATCTGGCTGCGCCGCAGAAACAAATTCTCGTGAGGATGCCAGAGCCGCAGATCCACCAAAAGCTGAAAGGCTTCTTCCGGTGTTTCAGGACGACCCAGCGCCGATAAAACCTCCAGCGCCGGGGTACGGTGGCTGGCTTCTTCTCCTAGCGTAGCAAACCGCTCCAAGGCTTCTAGCCAGGGGCGATCGCCCGCTGCCCATTCCAGCGATTCGCCCGCCAAAACCTGGCGCAATCTTGCCAAAAAACCTTCCCACTCCTGCTGCCGCTGGAGCGTGACCGAAAGCTGATGCTTGAGTTCCTTTACCTGCGCTGCGGGACGCGGCTCGTAGCGATCGCCCTTCTGCTTGAAATAGAGGCGATCGTCCGACAGCAGACAGTGGGCAGCATACTGCAAGGGGGGGCTGTCATCGGAAAACAGCAGCCGCGCCATTCCCGCTGGGTCAACCGTTTCCCCATCCTCTATCAGCAATTCCCACGCCACTTCCAGGCTGTCGGGATCAAGGTAGGGCTGCACCTCTTTCAGAAAGGCGCTAATTTCAGACGGCTTATAGGTTTGATTCGCAACGGTGTAAGTGATGTCGCGGGGATGCAGCGTATGAGCCTGGCCTCGTTCATCGATCACCACCCACAGCTTTTTTCCCTCCGGGCGATCGACCACAGCCAAGCGACGCGGACGAGTAGCCCCCGCTCCGCCCTCGCTGCTCGGCCGAAATTCAACTAATGTTCCCTTGTCCATAGCGCCGTGGAATCAGGGGATGACGATGTTAAGGTGCGATCCAGTGTCTACGGGAAAGTATCCTGGGCAGCCCCAGTCAGGCCTCAATGACATAGCCTCAATGACATAGCTTGAGGGCGATCGCCCAAAGCCGAAACGCCTAGCCTTCCTGGTTCACAAACGGCAGCAGCGCCAGCAGCCGGGCCCGCTTGATGGACTGAGTGAGGTCGCGCTGTTGCTTTGCCGTTAGCCCGGTGATGCGACGGGGCAAAATCTTGCCGCGCTCGGTGATGAACTTACGCAGCAGTTCTACATCTTTATAGTCGATGGGATCTCCGGGCTTGATGGGAGACACGCGACGGCGGTAGTAGGTCATAGGAATTGGGATTCGGAGTTGTAGATAGTAAATAGAAGAGAGGGAGACTACTTAATCTCTTTGTGAACCGTGTGCTTGTTGCAATGCGGACAAAACTTATTCAGCTCGATCCGATTGGTGGTGTTCCGACGGTTCTTAGTGGTGGTGTAGCGTGACACTCCGGGCGATCGCTTGTCCGGATTGGTGCGGCACTCAGTACACTCCAGCGTAATAATGACACGAACGCCCTTAGCCATAGCGAGTCCAGTCCTGCTGAGTCAGTAATTAAACACAAACCCTTATTTTTTCATATCAAGGGCAAGATCGACAACTCTTTAGCGAGAACCGGACAAGAATTTTTGAGAGCCGAACCCAGAATTTGCCGAACCTGACCTGTCCTCGGCGTGCTGGTAAATGGTGTAGCTTAAGCATCACCGGGTTTACCAAACCTGGAACCCTAAACCTGCACCTCCCTCAATCTTCATGCTGCCTGTCCTCGAAGCCGAAACACGAATTCTCAGCCTGACGCACCCTCTAAATCCTCAAGATGACCTAGAGTGGGTGCTGCTATCGGCCGCAGCAGGGCGCATTCTGGCGCAACCCGTCAGCAGCCAGCTTGATTTTCCCCATTGGGACAATTCGGCAATGGATGGCTATGCCGTGCGGCAGGCAGATGTGGCCACCAGTTGCCCTGATGCGCCAACTGCTCTGACGGTGGTGGAGGAGATCCCAGCAGGATATCAGCCACAGCAGACTATCCAGCCGGGGCAAGCGGCGCGAATTTTGACCGGGGCCATGATGCCGCCGGGAGCAGATGCAGTGGTGATGCAGGAAGAAACGCAGCGAGAGGGCGATCGCGTCTACATTCTCTCTGCACCCACACAGCAGCAGTTTGTTCGCCGTCGGGGCGAGTTTT
The Thermoleptolyngbya sichuanensis A183 DNA segment above includes these coding regions:
- the psaK gene encoding photosystem I reaction center subunit PsaK, which produces MTAANLFAIAIGYYAIQKRGVGPALPVELPAMFTGFGLPELLATMSFGHLLGAGFVLGLSNAGLL
- a CDS encoding site-2 protease family protein, encoding MRAGWRVGSIFGIPLLVDSSWFLILGLFTYSNSLMLQQSPGYPAGVAWITGLGLALALFGSVLLHELGHSLTARSQGIGVNSITLFLFGGIASIDRESKTPGQMFQVAIAGPAVSFALFLLLAGAAQVLPTDTPLHLIATRLSAINLVLALFNLIPGLPLDGGQVLKAAVWKLTGSRIQGMRWAARSGQALGWFGIALAVMAYIQSPAGSINAIWLGLIAWFILSNARAYSRVSDVQEAVGKLTAADAMTHEFRVVDADLSLERFISDYVQQEEAYPPAFYAASEGRYRGQVLVEDVQQIERSQWNQTLQEIAHPLTEIPSVAEASPLSDAISKLETETLKRITVLSPAGAVAGVLDRGDIVRAVAKQLNVPVPDALITRIKEEGVYPPGLPLPAIATSLNEDRNG
- the rpmG gene encoding 50S ribosomal protein L33, translated to MAKGVRVIITLECTECRTNPDKRSPGVSRYTTTKNRRNTTNRIELNKFCPHCNKHTVHKEIK
- a CDS encoding phosphoribosylanthranilate isomerase, coding for MRVKICGITQPAQGRAIAQLGVSALGFICVAASPRYVAPAQIRAIVEALPPEALVDRVGVFVDAPLEEIQQVVAIAQLTAVQLHGNESPDGCQRVREALPHIELIKALRVRDAATLDLAHRYAPHIDTLLLDAYHPHLYGGTGATLDWAMLRDFDPGCPWLLAGGLTPDNVQHALRAAHPYGIDLSSGVERSPGDKDLGLVERLMGAIAQLGRQESGSTAQDDFIGARSPENRE
- a CDS encoding ribonuclease catalytic domain-containing protein, which produces MDKGTLVEFRPSSEGGAGATRPRRLAVVDRPEGKKLWVVIDERGQAHTLHPRDITYTVANQTYKPSEISAFLKEVQPYLDPDSLEVAWELLIEDGETVDPAGMARLLFSDDSPPLQYAAHCLLSDDRLYFKQKGDRYEPRPAAQVKELKHQLSVTLQRQQEWEGFLARLRQVLAGESLEWAAGDRPWLEALERFATLGEEASHRTPALEVLSALGRPETPEEAFQLLVDLRLWHPHENLFLRRSQIPIQFPSRVLEVAQRCLIDPPADSSRDRLDLTHLKVYTIDDESTREIDDGLSVEFLPDGQHRIWVHIADPSRWLTPGDALDLEARRRCITLYLPTGMTPMFPPELATGPMSLVQGQLCHAFSFGVLVDADGAIQSYEMHPTLIKPTYRLTYDDVDEMLQLGIQAEPELEILFQTASQRQRWRMQQGAISIQMPESSIKVTEDDEIRIDVFEESASRILVSEMMILAGEVAGRYGEAHGLPLPFRGQEQPELPPEEELMLLPPGPVRGCAVRRCMKRSEMGVTPIRHAGLGLDVYVQVTSPIRRYADLLAHFQIKAHLQGDPLPFSPEEMTELLQGIGSTTYEMVQVERQTNRYWSLEYLRRNANEVWPALVLRWLREHENFGLVLLEDLGLEMAMRFSRTVEVGDRLDVKVSYVDPRRDLIQFVEIDQAVPQAAS
- the rpsR gene encoding 30S ribosomal protein S18: MTYYRRRVSPIKPGDPIDYKDVELLRKFITERGKILPRRITGLTAKQQRDLTQSIKRARLLALLPFVNQEG
- the wecB gene encoding non-hydrolyzing UDP-N-acetylglucosamine 2-epimerase, which produces MPHRICIILGTRPEAIKLAPVIQRFRANPAFDTQVVLTGQHREMVDQVMQLFHLTANRDLAIMQPQQSLTDITCLSLRGLEALFAELNPQMVLVQGDTTTAFAAALAAFYQKIPVGHVEAGLRTDNLFNPFPEEANRRLISQIAQLNFAPTELAVQHLQQSGVTGEIHKTGNTVIDALLTVAARHPDCPVPNLNWDHYRVLLATVHRRENWGAPLQDIAQGFLAVLDKFPDTALLLPLHRNPTVREPLTALLGEHPRVYLTEPLDYAELVGAIQRCYLLLTDSGGIQEEAPSLGKPVLVLRETTERPEAVTAGTARLIGTRPDDILAAAASLLGSADAYSAMANAVNPFGDGRAAERIEAIVQDYFRRTTVA
- a CDS encoding metallophosphoesterase family protein is translated as MASRFRFAVISDPHIALPHTIWDNPHRFHLVEVSVPALEQVLAALATADLDFLLLPGDLTQHGEWENHQWLVQRLGQLPYPVYVVPGNHDIIARDAEKRAIGLSDFPQLYQPFGYTGDRPYYAREILPGVRLIGLNSIAFDENGVQLPTGWLDEAQLRWLAETLDTVGDDLVLVMVHHNVLEHLPGQARHGMGQRYMLQNAADLLGILEPAGVRLIFTGHLHVQDVAQHREFCEITTGSLVSYPHPYRVLVATQNDQGFWQIEVDTTRVEAVSGWDDLQTYSRNWMGDRSFSFMHRLLTLPPLALADAEARAIAPHLRHFWADIAQGDAWFDFHHLPPAVCQFLHRFSALDASGNYCPIDNQTLLRI
- a CDS encoding FHA domain-containing protein → MSASHPNHLIIIEDNKGRREYALEGDRYSVGRDPACDIRLVSPFVSRHHATLVRMTDDQGGYYYRIVDGNGRSKPSANGLLINGKKLAAHDLENQDKVVFGPQVQAIYYMLKRENVATVPPDEFDITLISPNMIDEEGEGGAGAVVFPEDLEDDELEDNEDDELEDDELEDELETDARFSSSSRLAVEE
- the purU gene encoding formyltetrahydrofolate deformylase is translated as MTNPTAILLVSCPDQPGLVAKVANFIYANGGNIIHADQHTDASAGLFLMRIEWQLDGFNLPREVIGVAWKAIAQPLNAQWELHFSDETPRIAIWVSKQDHCLFDLIWRQRAGEFAAEIPLIISNHPNLGAIAQQFGIDYHLIPITPDTKPQQEAKQLELLRHHRIDLVVLAKYMQVLSADFIAQFPRVINIHHSFLPAFAGANPYQRAYERGVKIIGATAHYVTQDLDEGPIIEQDVVRVSHRDQVTDLIRKGKDLERIVLARAVRYHLQNRVLVYGNRTVVFA